One part of the Leucoraja erinacea ecotype New England chromosome 17, Leri_hhj_1, whole genome shotgun sequence genome encodes these proteins:
- the ciao2b gene encoding cytosolic iron-sulfur assembly component 2B, with protein MAAGPQLENANPLIFGRSCERTLTARDLDEREPDAIDGREIFDLIRSINDPEHPLSLEELNVVEQLRVNVADEENSVSVAFTPTIPHCSMATLIGLSIKVKLLRSLPARFKVDVHITPGTHASEQAVNKQLADKERVAAALENGHLLEVVNQCLSARL; from the exons ATGGCGGCGGGGCCGCAGCTGGAGAACGCGAACCCGCTGATCTTCGGCCGCAGCTGCGAGCGGACACTCACCGCCCGCGACCTGGACGAGCGGGAGCCCGACGCCATCGACGGCCGGGAGATCTTTGAT CTGATCAGATCAATTAACGACCCTGAACACCCGCTGAGCCTGGAGGAGCTAAATGTCGTGGAACAACTTCGTGTGAAT GTGGCCGACGAGGAGAACAGCGTGTCTGTGGCATTCACCCCCACCATCCCTCACTGCAGCATGGCCACACTCATCGGCTTATCCATCAAAGTCAAGTTGCTGCGATCCCTGCCTGCACgcttcaag GTGGACGTTCACATAACTCCAGGCACACATGCCTCGGAACAGGCAG TGAACAAGCAGCTGGCAGACAAGGAACGAGTGGCAGCGGCGTTGGAGAACGGCCACCTGCTGGAGGTGGTCAACCAGTGCCTGTCGGCGCGGCTCTGA